In Nitrospira sp., one genomic interval encodes:
- a CDS encoding macro domain-containing protein, whose amino-acid sequence MERTLSLLIFVVRGSILEAEADVIVNAANSHGIMGGGVAGVIRRAAGQEVEDQARAQAPIPVGRAVLTSAGQTKFKGVIHAPTMPEPGLRVPAQNVALATRAALLLADENAFASVAIPGMGTGVGGVTPQDAAVKMVQEVRMFVPQALRSVILVDVDQFMVDAWRKQLSAEGSG is encoded by the coding sequence ATGGAGCGAACGTTGTCCCTATTAATCTTTGTGGTTCGGGGGAGCATTCTTGAGGCCGAGGCCGACGTCATTGTGAATGCGGCCAACAGCCATGGCATCATGGGCGGAGGTGTGGCAGGGGTGATCAGAAGGGCGGCCGGGCAGGAGGTCGAAGATCAGGCTCGGGCACAGGCGCCGATTCCTGTTGGGCGGGCGGTGTTGACATCGGCCGGGCAAACGAAGTTCAAGGGAGTCATCCACGCTCCGACAATGCCGGAGCCTGGCCTGCGGGTTCCGGCTCAGAACGTCGCGCTGGCGACGAGGGCAGCGCTACTCCTGGCCGATGAGAACGCCTTCGCATCGGTCGCGATCCCGGGGATGGGGACCGGGGTCGGTGGCGTGACGCCGCAGGATGCGGCGGTGAAGATGGTCCAGGAGGTCAGGATGTTCGTTCCGCAGGCGTTACGATCCGTGATCCTGGTCGATGTGGATCAGTTCATGGTGGATGCCTGGCGTAAACAGCTCAGCGCTGAAGGTAGCGGTTAA
- a CDS encoding MBL fold metallo-hydrolase — protein sequence MPLEDELSDIIKKARLGRQRSVAEVARAAGLVEEDLAELERGRAPSGAAQVASVAKALGLKPDALVEVAQGWTPEAQPASTAHVETVLGSIGGYEVKGYVVHDRGEAILVDTAYNPDAMLALLTSRQLTLRAICLTHGHSDHAEGIERILRTRPVPVYLGPEDLNLLHWRPPQDILQVPRNGESLQVGGLTVRFMTTPGHTPGGICYRAEQAGQPLCFVGDTLFAGSIGRSNPAGLYAAHLDSVRRQVLTLEADTRLHPGHGPSTTVREELVHNPFAA from the coding sequence ATGCCGCTTGAAGATGAACTGAGTGACATCATCAAGAAGGCCCGGCTGGGTCGGCAGCGGTCGGTTGCCGAGGTCGCACGGGCAGCCGGGCTTGTGGAGGAGGACCTCGCAGAGCTGGAGCGGGGGCGTGCCCCTAGCGGAGCGGCACAGGTTGCATCCGTCGCCAAGGCTCTTGGCTTGAAGCCGGATGCCCTGGTGGAGGTGGCCCAGGGCTGGACACCCGAGGCCCAGCCTGCGTCGACAGCCCATGTCGAAACCGTCTTGGGTTCGATCGGCGGATATGAGGTCAAGGGCTATGTCGTCCATGATCGCGGTGAAGCCATCCTGGTTGACACGGCTTACAATCCGGATGCGATGCTGGCGTTGCTCACGAGCCGGCAGCTCACGTTACGCGCCATCTGCCTGACGCACGGGCATTCGGACCATGCCGAAGGCATTGAGCGCATCCTGCGGACCAGACCCGTGCCGGTGTATCTGGGGCCGGAAGACCTCAACCTGCTCCACTGGCGCCCCCCCCAGGACATACTCCAGGTGCCGCGTAACGGAGAGAGCCTGCAGGTCGGCGGCTTGACGGTACGATTCATGACCACGCCGGGGCACACGCCGGGCGGCATCTGTTATCGTGCCGAACAGGCGGGGCAGCCGCTCTGTTTCGTAGGCGACACGCTATTTGCCGGGTCCATCGGCCGCTCGAATCCGGCCGGTCTGTATGCGGCGCACCTCGACTCGGTTCGTCGGCAAGTGTTGACGCTAGAGGCCGACACGCGGCTCCATCCGGGTCACGGCCCTTCCACTACCGTGCGGGAAGAGTTGGTGCACAATCCCTTTGCGGCCTAG
- a CDS encoding site-2 protease family protein gives MNRDGSKQGPLQNDLIEPSLDEADDEWDEEAQPFFSRVILPLLLFVLTVFTVLWAGAYQTNTNPLVGPLAFLLDEPGALWRGLPFAATLLGILVTHEFGHYLFSRIHGVPASLPLFVPGLPHFVGTFGAIIRMRAPVTDRRALFDIGVAGPIAGFVVAVIALVIGLRLSTVIPVQTGYGLHLGEPLLLQFMSWLIIGPLPPTADVILHPVGFAAWFGLFITSLNLLPIGQLDGGHVAYALWGSRQRSVAVALVPILMVFGWLGWKGWFLWVGLVGLMGLAHPPVLNPERPLGRTRVVIGWIALAIFAMTFSWEPFILR, from the coding sequence ATGAACCGTGACGGGTCGAAGCAGGGGCCCTTGCAGAACGACCTGATCGAGCCCTCCCTCGACGAGGCAGACGATGAATGGGATGAAGAGGCGCAACCGTTCTTTTCCCGAGTGATCCTCCCGCTGCTCCTATTTGTCCTCACGGTGTTTACCGTGTTATGGGCCGGGGCGTACCAAACCAACACGAATCCGCTGGTCGGGCCCTTGGCGTTCTTGCTGGATGAGCCCGGCGCCCTGTGGCGAGGACTGCCGTTTGCCGCCACCCTGCTCGGGATCCTGGTCACGCACGAATTCGGGCATTACCTGTTCTCGCGCATCCACGGCGTGCCGGCCTCCCTGCCGCTGTTCGTACCGGGCTTGCCGCACTTCGTTGGCACGTTCGGCGCCATCATCCGCATGCGCGCGCCCGTGACGGACCGCCGCGCCCTGTTCGACATCGGGGTAGCCGGGCCGATCGCGGGCTTCGTGGTGGCGGTGATCGCGCTGGTGATCGGGCTGCGACTTTCCACGGTCATTCCCGTGCAAACCGGCTACGGACTCCACCTGGGCGAACCGCTCCTGCTGCAATTCATGTCCTGGCTCATCATCGGGCCCCTTCCGCCCACGGCCGATGTCATCCTGCATCCGGTTGGGTTCGCCGCTTGGTTCGGGCTCTTCATTACCTCGCTCAACTTGTTGCCGATCGGACAGCTGGACGGTGGGCATGTGGCCTACGCGCTCTGGGGAAGCAGGCAACGTTCGGTGGCGGTCGCGCTCGTGCCGATCCTCATGGTGTTCGGCTGGCTCGGATGGAAGGGCTGGTTCCTCTGGGTGGGGCTGGTCGGTTTGATGGGTTTGGCCCACCCGCCGGTGCTGAATCCCGAGCGCCCGTTGGGGCGCACCAGGGTCGTGATTGGGTGGATTGCCTTGGCCATCTTCGCGATGACCTTTTCCTGGGAGCCCTTCATTCTTCGTTGA
- a CDS encoding zinc ribbon domain-containing protein, with amino-acid sequence MPCPQCGWEQAADRDDCERCGTVFAKYAAVQARLAAARRPVSPKEPTWVDQAMTWLLTVEESVNPFYFGGRVLVLLLLTWWGWRLMRAPLETNEVGESFLHLINLPFHEAGHLLFVPFGRFMMILGGSLGQILMPVVCVGTFLFKTRDTFGASVALWWTAENFMDLAPYINDARAMDLILLGGFTGKEVDAHDWNHLLTMLGWLEHDHRLAQLAYGLGRGLMLLALLWGALLLRRQFRRIEW; translated from the coding sequence ATGCCATGCCCACAGTGCGGATGGGAGCAGGCGGCGGACCGCGACGACTGTGAACGATGCGGGACCGTCTTCGCCAAGTATGCGGCGGTGCAAGCGCGCCTGGCGGCAGCGCGGCGACCGGTGTCGCCGAAGGAGCCGACGTGGGTCGACCAGGCCATGACTTGGCTGCTGACCGTCGAGGAGTCGGTGAATCCCTTCTACTTCGGCGGCCGGGTCTTGGTCCTCCTGCTCCTGACGTGGTGGGGGTGGCGGCTCATGCGGGCGCCGCTCGAAACCAACGAGGTCGGTGAGTCGTTTCTGCATCTCATCAACCTGCCGTTCCATGAGGCGGGCCATCTCCTCTTTGTGCCCTTCGGGCGATTCATGATGATCCTCGGCGGCAGCCTCGGCCAGATCCTCATGCCGGTCGTGTGTGTGGGCACCTTTCTCTTCAAGACCCGCGATACGTTCGGTGCGTCGGTCGCCCTCTGGTGGACGGCCGAGAATTTCATGGACCTGGCGCCCTATATCAACGATGCGCGGGCCATGGACCTCATTCTACTCGGTGGGTTCACCGGCAAAGAGGTTGATGCCCACGATTGGAACCATCTGCTGACGATGCTCGGGTGGCTTGAGCATGACCATCGCTTGGCGCAGCTGGCCTACGGCCTGGGCAGGGGGCTCATGCTCCTGGCGTTGCTGTGGGGCGCCCTGCTGCTTCGCCGGCAATTCCGCCGAATCGAGTGGTGA
- a CDS encoding DUF1566 domain-containing protein yields the protein MTPAIRHSLLLLLLIVVSSPGWLLADQSESRFVLTLNDEAVLDSATGLVWEREPDYIFDAWERSIARCATKTVGGQQGWRAPSIDDIKTLVDPDQQDPALPPGHPFRNIKSGIYWTATPHPTDDIVAWQQSFLSGQAVTDQKSGMRRLWCVRGERR from the coding sequence ATGACGCCTGCCATCCGTCACTCGTTGCTCCTGTTGCTGCTGATCGTCGTATCGTCGCCGGGCTGGCTCCTGGCCGACCAAAGCGAGTCTCGGTTCGTGTTGACGTTGAACGACGAGGCGGTGTTGGACAGCGCGACCGGTTTAGTCTGGGAGCGGGAGCCGGACTACATCTTCGATGCGTGGGAGCGGTCCATCGCCCGTTGCGCGACCAAGACGGTCGGAGGACAACAGGGCTGGCGCGCTCCGAGCATCGACGACATCAAGACGCTGGTCGATCCTGATCAACAAGACCCTGCCTTGCCGCCTGGCCACCCTTTCCGTAACATCAAGTCCGGTATCTACTGGACCGCCACGCCTCATCCGACCGACGACATCGTCGCCTGGCAACAGAGTTTCCTGTCGGGGCAGGCCGTCACCGACCAGAAGTCGGGCATGCGCCGTCTCTGGTGCGTGCGGGGCGAGCGGCGCTAA
- the hyfB gene encoding hydrogenase 4 subunit B: MAALLALLLACYVGGGVLPLCLRRSPHLQSVLAHGGAAVAGVSGVVLGLVGLHAAEPFRVSVSSTIPYLTVALRLDPLASFFVLIISLVGLAVAIYALGYVDDYAGRRSFPVLGSLLNWFLLSMTLVVLADNGFWFLILWEVMSLLSYVLVVTEHEKPEVRQAGLLYLVMTHVGTAFIILTFLIFFQVTGSFSFESFRPPDQRLPEGLRSVAFFTALIGFGAKAGIIPLHVWLPYAHPAAPSHVSALMSGVMIKTAVYALIRVYFDFLGGQFPWWWGFTILGVGAVSALLGVLYALVEQDLKRLLAFSSVENIGIIFLGLGAGMIFHTYGLPDLAALGLLAGLYHTMNHAMFKALLFLGAGSLLYATHTRNIERYGGLLRRMPWTGLWFLLGAVSIAALPPTNGFISEWLVFQSLFLSVQLPTLFLKLMLPIAAAMLALTGALALACFAKAFGLSFLAQPRSPESRRAREVPWPMRIGMGLLAVLSVVMGVAPMLVIPLLDRITAPLAGTAVSAKVLAMDGWVVAPMTVEFSSVSTPVLAALLVAAGGLGLLLARTLGNSLCTRFVKTWGCGLNLTPRMEYSATGFVQPIKRVFGTIYQPTVTLETEFLEQSKYFIKQQRFEFRIKPLFETYLYQPIVAWLWTAADRLRVIQAGSLHLYLAYIFVTLVLLLLWAV, translated from the coding sequence ATGGCCGCTCTGCTTGCCCTTCTCCTGGCCTGTTATGTCGGCGGGGGGGTGCTCCCCCTGTGCCTGCGGAGATCCCCTCACCTCCAGTCGGTACTGGCGCATGGAGGAGCCGCCGTGGCCGGAGTGAGCGGGGTCGTGTTGGGTCTGGTCGGCTTGCATGCCGCCGAGCCGTTCCGTGTCTCCGTTTCTTCCACCATCCCGTACCTGACCGTTGCCTTGCGGCTCGATCCGCTGGCCTCGTTCTTCGTCCTGATCATTTCCTTGGTCGGCCTGGCCGTGGCGATCTATGCCTTGGGGTATGTGGACGACTATGCCGGACGTCGCTCGTTTCCGGTGCTCGGCTCCCTCCTGAACTGGTTCCTCCTCTCCATGACGCTGGTCGTCCTGGCCGACAATGGGTTCTGGTTCTTGATCCTCTGGGAGGTGATGTCGCTGCTCTCCTATGTGTTGGTCGTGACGGAGCATGAGAAGCCTGAGGTGCGGCAGGCGGGGCTCTTGTACCTGGTCATGACCCATGTCGGGACGGCCTTTATCATCCTGACGTTCTTGATCTTCTTTCAGGTGACCGGGTCGTTCTCCTTCGAGTCGTTCCGGCCTCCCGACCAGCGGCTGCCAGAAGGGCTCCGGTCGGTCGCCTTTTTTACTGCCCTGATCGGGTTCGGCGCGAAGGCCGGCATCATTCCTCTCCATGTATGGCTGCCCTATGCGCATCCCGCCGCTCCGTCGCACGTGTCGGCCTTGATGTCCGGCGTCATGATCAAGACCGCCGTGTATGCCCTAATCCGCGTGTATTTCGACTTTCTGGGCGGCCAGTTTCCCTGGTGGTGGGGGTTCACGATCTTGGGAGTCGGAGCGGTGTCGGCGCTTCTTGGCGTGCTCTACGCCCTTGTGGAGCAGGACCTGAAACGGCTTCTGGCCTTCAGCAGTGTGGAGAACATCGGCATCATCTTTCTGGGTCTCGGCGCCGGCATGATCTTCCACACCTACGGCCTGCCCGACCTGGCTGCGCTCGGTCTCTTGGCCGGCCTCTACCACACTATGAACCATGCCATGTTTAAAGCCCTGCTGTTCTTGGGGGCGGGGTCGCTCCTCTATGCCACACACACGAGAAACATCGAGCGCTACGGTGGGCTCTTACGACGTATGCCCTGGACCGGCCTGTGGTTCCTCCTGGGGGCCGTGTCCATCGCGGCGTTGCCCCCGACCAATGGATTCATCAGTGAGTGGCTCGTGTTTCAAAGCCTCTTCCTGAGCGTCCAGTTACCCACGCTGTTCTTGAAGCTGATGTTGCCGATTGCCGCCGCCATGCTGGCGCTCACCGGGGCGCTGGCGCTGGCCTGTTTCGCGAAGGCCTTCGGCCTGTCGTTCTTGGCCCAGCCGCGCAGTCCTGAATCCCGGCGCGCGAGGGAAGTGCCGTGGCCGATGCGCATCGGCATGGGACTCCTGGCCGTGCTGTCGGTCGTGATGGGAGTGGCTCCGATGCTGGTCATCCCGCTGTTGGACCGCATCACCGCGCCTCTGGCGGGCACGGCGGTCAGTGCCAAAGTGTTGGCCATGGACGGGTGGGTCGTGGCGCCGATGACCGTCGAATTCTCCAGCGTCTCGACGCCGGTGTTAGCGGCGCTGCTGGTTGCCGCCGGAGGGTTAGGATTGCTGCTGGCCAGGACCCTCGGGAATTCATTGTGTACGCGCTTCGTCAAGACGTGGGGCTGTGGGCTGAACCTGACCCCGCGCATGGAATACAGCGCGACCGGCTTCGTGCAGCCGATCAAGCGGGTCTTCGGGACGATCTATCAGCCGACGGTCACACTCGAAACGGAATTCTTGGAACAATCGAAATACTTCATCAAGCAGCAGCGGTTCGAGTTCAGGATCAAGCCGCTCTTCGAAACCTACCTCTATCAGCCGATCGTCGCGTGGTTGTGGACCGCCGCCGACCGGCTGCGGGTCATTCAGGCCGGAAGCCTGCATCTCTACCTGGCCTATATTTTTGTCACGCTGGTGCTGTTGTTGTTATGGGCGGTCTAG
- a CDS encoding NADH-quinone oxidoreductase subunit H gives MGGLGEVIVQMLLVVVQVITLLVLAPFIVGLIRKVKARLQCRSGAGLLQPYADLVKLFGKQPVVSSTTSWIFPAAPYIVFASTMAAGLLMPVFVSHSPLNFAGNIIALVYLLALGTFFLILAGLDAGSSFGGMGSSREAIVATLAEPAMMLSILAIALTAGSTNLSTIVHQSASLEGGLLVPPPHLMALAALFIVTLAETGRVPVDNPATHLELTMIHEAMLLEYSGRYLALMEWAAGIKLVVFLTLIVNVFAPWGIATTLTPDALALGVAVYLVKVSTLAVVIGVIESMFAKLRLFRVPELLGAAFILSLLALVFFYTLRG, from the coding sequence ATGGGCGGTCTAGGAGAAGTGATCGTGCAAATGTTGCTGGTCGTTGTGCAGGTGATCACGTTGCTCGTCCTGGCGCCGTTCATCGTCGGGTTGATCCGCAAGGTGAAGGCACGATTGCAGTGTCGCAGCGGCGCCGGGTTGCTGCAGCCCTACGCAGATTTGGTGAAGCTGTTCGGCAAGCAGCCCGTGGTCTCTTCCACCACTTCCTGGATCTTTCCCGCCGCCCCCTACATCGTGTTTGCCTCCACGATGGCCGCCGGCCTCCTCATGCCGGTCTTTGTGTCGCACAGTCCGTTGAATTTCGCCGGCAACATCATCGCGCTGGTCTATCTGTTGGCACTGGGCACATTTTTCCTGATCCTGGCCGGCCTCGATGCGGGGTCATCGTTCGGGGGCATGGGGAGCAGCCGCGAGGCCATTGTGGCGACGCTGGCGGAGCCGGCCATGATGTTGTCGATCCTGGCCATCGCCCTGACGGCCGGCTCGACCAATCTCAGTACGATCGTCCACCAATCCGCCTCGCTGGAAGGGGGCCTGCTCGTGCCTCCACCGCACCTCATGGCCTTGGCGGCGCTGTTCATCGTGACCCTTGCGGAGACGGGCCGCGTGCCGGTGGACAATCCCGCCACGCATCTCGAACTGACCATGATCCATGAAGCCATGCTGTTGGAATATTCCGGCCGGTACCTGGCACTGATGGAATGGGCGGCGGGCATCAAGTTGGTGGTGTTCCTGACGTTGATCGTCAACGTCTTTGCGCCCTGGGGCATCGCGACGACCCTGACCCCGGATGCGCTGGCGCTGGGGGTGGCGGTGTACCTGGTCAAGGTCTCGACCCTGGCCGTCGTCATCGGGGTGATTGAATCCATGTTCGCCAAGCTGCGGCTGTTTCGCGTCCCCGAACTCTTGGGCGCCGCCTTTATCCTGTCGCTGCTGGCGTTGGTGTTCTTTTACACACTGAGGGGGTAG
- a CDS encoding hydrogenase, giving the protein MPLSTHLGSQLVDLCSVLLLLCCFAIVAQRRLSACVDLFALQSLFLAATAALVAFLTGHTHIYLAAVLTIVIKVVILPRILKRVIERLNVSRELVMNVNVPAGLLICGGLVIVAFFITQPIIPLGYLLTRDSLAIALAIIMIGFFTMIARMKAVTQMVGFLVMENGVFLGATAAAYGMPLIVELGVFFDVLVAGLIVGIYTHRLQDAFDSIDTSTLTVLKE; this is encoded by the coding sequence GTGCCGCTCTCGACCCATCTGGGCTCGCAACTCGTCGATCTGTGCTCGGTGCTGTTGTTGCTCTGCTGCTTCGCCATCGTGGCGCAACGGCGGTTGTCGGCCTGCGTCGACCTGTTCGCGCTGCAGTCCCTGTTCCTTGCGGCGACCGCGGCGCTGGTGGCCTTTCTGACCGGGCACACACACATTTACCTGGCCGCGGTCCTGACCATCGTCATCAAGGTGGTGATCTTGCCGCGCATTTTGAAACGGGTCATCGAACGCCTGAACGTCTCGCGAGAGTTGGTGATGAACGTCAACGTGCCGGCGGGCCTGCTGATCTGCGGAGGCCTCGTGATCGTCGCCTTCTTCATCACCCAGCCCATCATCCCCCTGGGCTACCTGTTGACGCGCGACTCCCTGGCCATTGCCCTCGCCATCATCATGATCGGATTCTTCACCATGATCGCGCGGATGAAGGCGGTGACGCAAATGGTGGGTTTTCTGGTCATGGAGAACGGCGTGTTTCTGGGGGCGACGGCGGCCGCCTACGGCATGCCGCTGATCGTCGAACTGGGGGTCTTCTTCGATGTGTTGGTCGCGGGGCTGATCGTGGGGATCTATACGCACCGGCTCCAGGACGCGTTCGATAGCATCGATACCAGTACGCTGACGGTGTTGAAGGAATGA
- a CDS encoding hydrogenase 4 subunit F: MWPVMVLLAGPVAAGLLSLVIRRARVLHLVNFLTMAALAVAETLLTRQVLAQGSVTTLGDLVYVDALSDFILVIITTIGLSCSLYMWSYMDDQVARGVIAAKRLSLFFFLFHMFLFAMVAATVANSLGVQWVALEGTTLATTFLIAFFRRRESLEAGWKYLILCSVGIALALFGVVLTYYSSVRVLGDVGSALNITALRQVANQLDPNVLKLAFIFVLVGYGTKVGLVPMHTWLPEAYSEAPAPIAAMLAGVLETVAVYTLLRSKALVDQALPPTFTGNLLLTFGLLSFLVATLFVLIQHNYKRLFAYSSIEHMGLAMIGFGVGGSVGTFGGLFHLLNHALAKALAFFVAGNIHRRCETLEIDDVRGLIRAQPITAVALMAAGCALVGLPPFSPFVSELLVVSSLAAQDFASDTMQVGRFVTVTISDEMRSLGIVALFLLSAVVLFGGFMSRIGAMVWGIPPARLTQGEPWTVGHVPVVIMVAALLGLGFVLPGPIQALLSGAVQVVLLR; the protein is encoded by the coding sequence ATGTGGCCGGTGATGGTGCTGCTGGCCGGGCCGGTGGCGGCCGGGTTGCTGAGTCTGGTCATCCGGCGTGCGCGTGTCCTGCACTTGGTGAATTTCTTGACGATGGCGGCCTTGGCCGTCGCGGAAACGCTCCTGACCAGGCAGGTCCTGGCGCAGGGATCGGTCACGACGCTGGGGGACCTCGTGTATGTGGATGCGTTGTCGGATTTCATTCTCGTCATCATTACGACCATTGGACTGTCTTGTTCGCTCTACATGTGGTCCTACATGGACGACCAGGTGGCTCGCGGGGTGATTGCGGCGAAGCGGTTGAGCCTCTTCTTTTTTCTCTTCCACATGTTTCTCTTCGCCATGGTCGCGGCAACGGTGGCGAACAGCCTGGGCGTGCAGTGGGTGGCGCTGGAAGGGACGACGCTGGCCACGACGTTTCTCATCGCCTTTTTCCGTCGCCGGGAATCGCTGGAGGCGGGCTGGAAGTATCTGATTCTCTGCTCAGTCGGTATCGCCCTCGCCCTGTTCGGCGTCGTGTTGACCTATTACTCGTCGGTCCGCGTCCTGGGCGACGTCGGGTCCGCCTTGAACATCACCGCCTTGAGGCAGGTGGCGAACCAATTGGATCCGAACGTGCTCAAGCTCGCCTTTATCTTCGTGCTGGTCGGCTATGGCACGAAGGTGGGGCTGGTTCCGATGCATACGTGGCTGCCGGAGGCCTATAGCGAGGCGCCGGCTCCGATCGCGGCGATGTTGGCCGGTGTGTTGGAGACGGTGGCGGTGTACACGTTACTGCGCAGCAAGGCGCTGGTGGATCAGGCCTTGCCGCCGACGTTTACCGGCAACCTCCTGCTGACCTTCGGGCTCCTGTCATTCCTCGTGGCCACCCTGTTTGTGTTGATCCAACACAACTACAAGCGCCTCTTCGCCTATTCGAGCATCGAACACATGGGACTGGCGATGATCGGGTTCGGCGTCGGCGGCTCGGTCGGCACGTTCGGCGGGCTGTTCCACCTTTTGAATCATGCGCTGGCCAAGGCGCTCGCCTTCTTCGTTGCCGGCAACATCCATCGACGGTGCGAGACCTTGGAGATCGACGACGTGCGTGGCCTGATCCGCGCGCAACCCATCACGGCCGTGGCGCTGATGGCAGCCGGTTGCGCCCTGGTGGGACTCCCGCCCTTTTCACCGTTCGTGAGCGAACTTCTGGTGGTGTCGTCGTTGGCGGCGCAGGACTTTGCTTCCGATACGATGCAGGTCGGGCGCTTCGTCACCGTCACAATCTCCGACGAGATGCGGAGCCTCGGCATTGTCGCGCTTTTCCTGCTGTCGGCCGTCGTCCTATTCGGGGGCTTCATGTCGCGCATCGGTGCCATGGTCTGGGGAATTCCTCCCGCGCGGCTCACGCAGGGGGAACCCTGGACGGTCGGCCACGTGCCGGTGGTGATCATGGTGGCAGCCTTGCTGGGGCTGGGGTTCGTGTTGCCGGGCCCGATCCAGGCCCTCTTGAGCGGGGCGGTCCAGGTGGTGCTGTTGAGGTGA